In a single window of the Halobaculum lipolyticum genome:
- a CDS encoding segregation/condensation protein A translates to MIESPGDLDLARPDETDDDEVEPVELLVNLAEEGEIDPWDIDVVEVTDAFLDRLDEADLRTGGRALFYASVLLRMKSDDMLAADDEEDPEEDLEPWERAFERGPATDDAPIDDGFDPITALEDEMDRRLDRKSTRGSPETLDELVRELREAERGSWWKESRKYDTSQSPKGFSRGTQTLEYHDADSLRRDGEPGEDDVTGTTHEEDIEAVIDDVRSELRPQYDRGRTEVLFREISSVGSTAVMTYLALLFLAHRGEITLEQDDLFGDLWVRDAGVATAGDEAIAD, encoded by the coding sequence ATGATTGAGTCCCCGGGCGACCTCGACCTCGCTCGCCCCGACGAGACGGACGACGACGAGGTCGAGCCGGTCGAACTCCTCGTCAACCTGGCCGAGGAGGGCGAGATCGACCCGTGGGACATCGACGTCGTCGAGGTGACGGACGCGTTCCTCGACCGCCTCGACGAGGCCGACCTCCGAACCGGCGGCCGCGCGCTGTTCTACGCGAGCGTCCTCCTGCGGATGAAGTCCGACGACATGCTCGCCGCGGACGACGAGGAGGACCCCGAGGAGGACCTCGAACCGTGGGAACGGGCGTTCGAACGCGGTCCCGCGACCGACGACGCACCGATCGACGACGGCTTCGACCCGATCACCGCGCTGGAAGACGAGATGGACCGGCGGCTCGACCGCAAGAGCACCCGGGGGTCGCCGGAGACGCTCGACGAGTTGGTCCGGGAACTCCGGGAGGCCGAGCGCGGGTCGTGGTGGAAGGAGTCGCGCAAGTACGACACCAGCCAGTCGCCGAAGGGGTTCTCCCGCGGGACGCAGACGCTGGAGTACCACGACGCCGACTCGCTGCGACGGGACGGCGAACCCGGCGAGGACGACGTGACGGGGACGACCCACGAGGAGGACATCGAGGCGGTCATCGACGACGTCCGGTCGGAACTGCGCCCGCAGTACGACCGCGGGCGGACGGAGGTGCTGTTCCGCGAGATATCGAGCGTCGGGAGCACCGCCGTGATGACGTACCTCGCGCTGTTGTTCCTCGCGCACCGCGGCGAGATCACGCTGGAGCAGGACGACCTGTTCGGCGATCTGTGGGTGCGCGACGCGGGCGTCGCCACGGCGGGCGACGAAGCGATCGCGGACTGA
- a CDS encoding hemolysin family protein: protein MVNVALSLAQVVVALALVVLNGFFVAAEFAFVRIRGTSVDQLADEGRAGAGALQDVMTDLDDYLATTQLGITIASLGLGWVGEPAVASLLEPVLSPILPADLIHLVAFAIGFSIITFLHVVFGELAPKTLAIAETERLSLFLAPPMKFFYYVLYPGIVVFNGAANAFTRSLGVPPASETDETLGERELLRVLTRSGEEGDIDVAEVTMIERVFDLDDVVVREVMVPRPDVVSVPADASLADLHSLVLEAEHTRYPVLEADDGDQVVGFVDLKDVLRAEVEGGDVKSVGDIARDIVVVPETTALNDLLRQFRDDRQQMAAVIDEWGTFEGIATVEDVVEALVGDLRDEFDVDDREHAVRPRDDGGYDVDGGVPLSTVNDTIGGTFASEEVETIGGLVLERLDRAPERGDRVEVAGYVVEVTAVDGARISTVRIRDREADGSAAE, encoded by the coding sequence ATGGTAAACGTCGCGCTCTCGCTGGCGCAGGTCGTCGTCGCGCTCGCGCTCGTGGTGCTCAACGGGTTCTTCGTCGCCGCGGAGTTCGCCTTCGTGCGGATACGAGGCACGTCGGTCGACCAACTCGCCGACGAGGGTCGAGCGGGGGCGGGGGCGCTCCAGGACGTGATGACTGACCTCGACGACTACCTTGCGACGACGCAACTCGGCATCACCATCGCCTCGCTCGGGCTGGGGTGGGTGGGCGAGCCGGCCGTCGCGTCGCTGCTCGAACCCGTGCTGTCGCCGATCCTCCCCGCGGATCTCATCCACCTGGTCGCGTTCGCGATCGGCTTCAGTATCATCACCTTCCTCCACGTCGTCTTCGGCGAACTCGCGCCCAAGACGCTCGCGATCGCCGAGACCGAACGGCTCTCCCTGTTCCTCGCCCCGCCGATGAAGTTCTTCTACTACGTCCTCTACCCGGGGATCGTCGTGTTCAACGGGGCCGCCAACGCGTTCACCCGATCGCTGGGCGTGCCGCCGGCGTCCGAAACCGACGAGACGCTCGGGGAGCGGGAACTCCTCCGCGTTCTGACCCGGTCCGGCGAGGAGGGGGACATCGACGTCGCGGAGGTGACGATGATAGAGCGGGTGTTCGACCTCGACGACGTCGTGGTGCGGGAGGTGATGGTCCCGCGACCGGACGTGGTGAGCGTCCCCGCCGACGCCTCGCTCGCGGACCTCCACTCGCTGGTCCTCGAAGCCGAGCACACGCGCTATCCGGTCCTCGAAGCCGACGACGGCGACCAGGTGGTCGGGTTCGTCGACCTCAAGGACGTGCTCCGAGCCGAAGTGGAGGGCGGGGACGTCAAGTCGGTGGGCGACATCGCCCGCGACATCGTCGTCGTCCCCGAGACGACGGCCCTGAACGACCTCCTGCGACAGTTCAGAGACGACCGCCAGCAGATGGCCGCGGTGATCGACGAGTGGGGGACGTTCGAGGGGATCGCGACCGTCGAGGACGTCGTCGAGGCGCTCGTGGGCGACCTCCGGGACGAGTTCGACGTGGACGACCGCGAGCACGCCGTTCGGCCCCGCGACGACGGCGGGTACGACGTCGACGGCGGCGTCCCGCTGTCGACGGTCAACGACACTATCGGCGGGACCTTCGCGAGCGAGGAGGTCGAGACGATCGGTGGACTGGTGCTCGAGCGACTCGACCGCGCGCCCGAGCGGGGCGACCGCGTCGAGGTCGCCGGCTACGTCGTCGAGGTGACGGCCGTCGACGGGGCCCGGATCTCGACGGTCCGGATCCGCGACCGCGAGGCGGACGGTTCGGCGGCGGAGTGA
- the mtnP gene encoding S-methyl-5'-thioadenosine phosphorylase, producing MTIGFIGGSGIYEALPLRNTRTESVTTPFGDPSADLEIGEFGDTGREVVFLPRHGPDHQRSPTDLPYKANVHALKQAGVEYVIASNAVGSLKEELPPQTIVVPDQIYDRTKHRDLSFFGDGIVVHQPFTRPYSPKLADHLAASAERALDDIDSDSDVVDEGTYVCIEGPQYSTKAESEFYKAQGWDLVGMTAIPEAKLAREAEMAYATVAGVTDYDVWKQDAEVTLEEVLENAAANEEAIKATVEEAVRTFPDEMDCEAHGSLEGTINTPSEAVPEETRERVGIFVDEYLDD from the coding sequence ATGACGATCGGCTTCATCGGCGGCAGCGGCATCTACGAGGCGCTCCCGCTCCGGAACACGCGCACCGAGTCCGTCACCACCCCGTTCGGGGACCCCTCTGCGGATCTGGAGATCGGCGAGTTCGGCGACACCGGCCGCGAGGTCGTGTTCCTCCCGCGTCACGGTCCCGACCACCAGCGCTCGCCCACGGACCTGCCGTACAAGGCGAACGTCCACGCGCTGAAGCAGGCCGGCGTCGAGTACGTCATCGCCAGCAACGCGGTCGGCTCGCTCAAGGAGGAGCTACCGCCCCAGACGATCGTCGTCCCGGACCAGATCTACGACCGGACGAAACACCGCGATCTGTCGTTCTTCGGCGACGGCATCGTCGTCCACCAGCCGTTCACGCGGCCGTACTCCCCGAAGCTCGCGGACCACCTCGCCGCGTCCGCCGAGCGCGCGCTCGACGACATCGACTCCGACTCCGACGTGGTCGACGAGGGGACGTACGTCTGCATCGAGGGACCGCAGTACTCCACGAAGGCGGAGTCGGAGTTCTACAAGGCGCAGGGCTGGGACCTCGTCGGCATGACGGCCATCCCCGAGGCGAAGCTGGCGCGCGAGGCCGAGATGGCGTACGCGACGGTCGCGGGCGTCACCGACTACGACGTGTGGAAGCAGGACGCCGAGGTGACGCTGGAGGAGGTGTTGGAGAACGCCGCCGCCAACGAGGAGGCGATCAAAGCGACCGTCGAGGAGGCCGTCCGCACGTTCCCCGACGAGATGGACTGCGAGGCCCACGGCTCGCTGGAAGGGACGATCAACACGCCCAGCGAAGCCGTCCCCGAGGAGACGCGCGAGCGCGTCGGCATCTTCGTCGACGAGTACCTCGACGACTGA
- a CDS encoding MATE family efflux transporter has protein sequence MTDSPSTAQASDLVEGDLLRPMLRVAWPLVLIQLLQVAYNVADTFWLGRLSADAVGALSLAFPIVFLFISVGGGFTAAGAILVAQHTGASAAGGGSDREAGEVAGTVLGFVMLVALVLGALGYLAVGPALSLIPADERTATEIVPLAALYMRVFFLATPFLFGFFVFVSLMRGYGDTRAPLRVMVVSVAVNVVLDPFLIFGWGPFPALGIEGAAWATLFSRAVATVVGWYVLFGTPAGPAVRPGDLVPDLDIVRDVVKLGVPSALEQSGVSLAFVVLTALVATFPPAVVAAYGLGNRLISLVFLPAMGLAQAVNTVVGQNLGAEKPDRAWRAVRAALAVVTAVMLPVAALTAAFPEAIVQVFLPPGSPEAGETIAYAATYLRIATVMFVFLGVFEITRGAFRGAGRTTTALGLSLVAVWLVRVPLTYVAVFVYDVGTAGIWWAVVAGDVVGAIVGFAWLLRGTWTTAVVETGEGGAPADD, from the coding sequence ATGACCGATTCACCCTCGACAGCGCAGGCGTCGGATCTCGTCGAGGGCGACCTCCTCCGCCCGATGCTGCGCGTCGCGTGGCCGCTCGTCCTCATCCAACTCCTCCAGGTCGCGTACAACGTCGCCGACACGTTCTGGCTCGGGCGGCTCTCCGCGGACGCCGTCGGCGCGCTGTCGCTGGCGTTCCCGATCGTGTTCCTGTTCATCAGCGTCGGCGGCGGGTTCACCGCCGCGGGCGCGATCCTCGTCGCCCAACACACCGGCGCGAGCGCGGCGGGCGGGGGCAGCGACCGCGAGGCCGGCGAGGTCGCGGGTACCGTCCTCGGGTTCGTCATGCTCGTGGCGCTGGTGTTGGGTGCGCTCGGCTACCTCGCCGTCGGGCCGGCGCTGTCGCTCATCCCCGCCGACGAACGGACGGCGACGGAGATCGTGCCGCTCGCGGCGCTGTACATGCGGGTGTTCTTCCTCGCGACGCCGTTCCTGTTCGGCTTCTTCGTGTTCGTCTCGCTGATGCGCGGCTACGGCGACACGCGCGCCCCCCTCCGGGTGATGGTCGTCTCCGTCGCGGTGAACGTCGTGCTCGACCCGTTCCTCATCTTCGGGTGGGGACCGTTCCCGGCGCTGGGGATCGAAGGCGCCGCGTGGGCGACGCTGTTCTCGCGGGCGGTCGCGACCGTCGTCGGCTGGTACGTCCTGTTCGGGACGCCCGCCGGGCCGGCTGTCCGCCCGGGCGACCTCGTGCCGGACCTCGACATCGTCCGCGACGTGGTGAAACTCGGCGTCCCCTCCGCGCTCGAACAGTCGGGCGTCTCGCTGGCGTTCGTCGTCCTCACGGCGCTCGTGGCGACGTTCCCGCCGGCGGTCGTGGCGGCGTACGGGCTGGGCAACCGGCTCATCTCGCTGGTGTTCCTCCCCGCGATGGGGTTGGCGCAGGCAGTGAACACCGTCGTCGGACAGAACCTCGGCGCCGAGAAACCGGATCGCGCGTGGCGCGCCGTCCGCGCCGCCCTCGCGGTCGTGACCGCCGTGATGCTCCCGGTCGCGGCGCTGACGGCGGCGTTCCCCGAGGCGATCGTGCAGGTGTTCCTCCCGCCAGGGTCGCCGGAAGCCGGCGAGACGATCGCGTACGCGGCGACGTACCTCCGGATCGCGACGGTGATGTTCGTGTTCCTCGGGGTGTTCGAGATCACCCGCGGCGCCTTCCGCGGCGCCGGTCGCACCACCACCGCGCTCGGGCTGTCGCTCGTCGCGGTGTGGCTCGTGCGCGTGCCCCTCACCTACGTCGCGGTGTTCGTGTACGACGTCGGCACCGCGGGCATCTGGTGGGCGGTCGTCGCCGGCGACGTGGTCGGCGCGATCGTCGGGTTCGCGTGGCTCCTGCGCGGGACGTGGACGACCGCGGTCGTTGAGACGGGGGAGGGGGGCGCCCCCGCGGACGACTAG
- a CDS encoding 5'-deoxyadenosine deaminase: protein MLLAGTVVADPDTVIEDGAVVVEGDTVAAVGDEAVLGDRYPDHERRSFGIVAPGTVGAHVHSVQSLGRGIADDAALLDWLNDHVLPMEAGLGADGMRLAAELGYLECIESGVTTVIDHLSVHHAGEALRAAVDSGIRARAGKVLMDTNAPDGLRQDTDRALAESEGLIWRYHGADGGRIRYAVTPRFAVTCTDECLRGCRELADAYDGVRIHTHASENTDEIAMVEERTGERNIEHLHEVGLTGEDVILAHCVHTDETEREIIADTGTHVTHCPSSNMKLASGIAPVEDYLARGVTVALGNDGPPCNNTLDPFTELKQASLLAKVDALDPTAVDAATALRMATLNGAEAAGFERVGALREGWKADVLGIDTDLTRATPIHDPVSHLVFAAHGDDVSFTMVDGRVLYDEAAGGHRTLDAERIRREATAFDVPTGTV, encoded by the coding sequence ATGCTACTCGCCGGAACCGTCGTCGCCGACCCCGACACCGTCATCGAGGACGGTGCGGTGGTCGTCGAGGGCGACACCGTCGCCGCCGTCGGGGACGAGGCGGTCCTCGGGGACCGCTACCCCGACCACGAGCGGCGCTCGTTCGGCATCGTCGCGCCGGGGACCGTCGGCGCACACGTCCACTCCGTCCAGTCGCTCGGGCGGGGGATCGCCGACGACGCCGCCCTCCTCGACTGGCTCAACGACCACGTCCTCCCGATGGAAGCCGGTCTCGGTGCCGACGGGATGCGCCTCGCCGCCGAGTTGGGCTACCTGGAGTGCATCGAGTCGGGTGTCACGACGGTCATCGACCACCTGTCGGTCCACCACGCCGGGGAGGCGCTGCGGGCGGCCGTCGACTCGGGCATCCGCGCCCGCGCCGGCAAGGTCCTGATGGACACGAACGCCCCGGACGGTCTCCGTCAAGACACCGACCGCGCGCTCGCGGAGTCGGAGGGCCTCATCTGGCGGTACCACGGCGCCGACGGCGGCCGGATCCGCTACGCCGTCACGCCGCGGTTCGCCGTCACCTGCACCGACGAGTGCCTCCGTGGCTGTCGCGAACTCGCCGACGCGTACGACGGCGTCCGGATCCACACCCACGCCTCCGAGAACACCGACGAGATCGCGATGGTCGAAGAGCGCACCGGCGAGCGCAACATCGAGCACCTCCACGAGGTCGGACTCACCGGCGAGGACGTGATCCTCGCCCACTGTGTCCACACCGACGAGACCGAACGCGAGATCATCGCCGACACCGGCACCCACGTCACCCACTGCCCGTCGTCGAACATGAAGCTCGCCTCCGGAATCGCGCCGGTGGAGGACTACCTGGCGCGCGGGGTCACCGTCGCCCTCGGCAACGACGGCCCGCCGTGCAACAACACGCTCGACCCCTTCACGGAACTGAAGCAGGCGAGCCTGCTCGCGAAAGTCGACGCGCTCGACCCGACCGCCGTCGACGCCGCGACCGCGCTCCGGATGGCGACGCTGAACGGCGCGGAGGCCGCGGGGTTCGAGCGCGTCGGCGCGCTCCGCGAGGGGTGGAAGGCGGACGTCCTCGGCATCGACACGGACCTCACGCGGGCGACCCCGATCCACGACCCGGTGAGCCACCTCGTGTTCGCCGCCCACGGCGACGACGTGTCGTTCACGATGGTCGACGGACGGGTGCTGTACGACGAGGCCGCGGGCGGACACCGGACCCTCGACGCCGAGCGGATCCGGCGTGAGGCGACCGCCTTCGACGTGCCGACGGGGACCGTCTGA
- a CDS encoding SRPBCC domain-containing protein has protein sequence MNTITVTTDIDAPAEVVYEVLTDFAAYPAWNDYTRIDGVAAEGERLAVSPGPAAGSAPTFRPRVLRADGAELRWLGHLWVPGLFDGEHRFRVETVADDRSRLVQDERFRGLLAGLLVRRYGDDWRANFAAVNEALRTRAEALAAADSAVEHDAAA, from the coding sequence GTGAACACGATCACGGTCACGACCGACATCGACGCGCCCGCCGAGGTGGTGTACGAGGTCCTCACCGACTTCGCCGCCTACCCGGCGTGGAACGACTACACCCGGATCGACGGCGTCGCCGCCGAGGGCGAGCGACTCGCCGTCTCGCCCGGTCCCGCGGCGGGGTCGGCGCCGACGTTCCGGCCGCGCGTACTGCGAGCCGACGGCGCCGAACTGCGCTGGCTCGGCCACCTGTGGGTCCCCGGCCTGTTCGACGGCGAACACCGCTTCCGGGTCGAGACCGTCGCCGACGACCGATCGCGACTCGTCCAGGACGAGCGCTTCCGGGGTCTGCTCGCGGGGCTGTTGGTCCGGCGCTACGGCGACGACTGGCGCGCGAACTTCGCGGCGGTCAACGAGGCACTGCGGACGCGCGCGGAGGCGCTCGCCGCGGCCGACTCCGCGGTCGAACACGACGCGGCGGCGTAG